The following proteins are co-located in the Nonlabens ponticola genome:
- a CDS encoding translocation/assembly module TamB domain-containing protein, producing the protein MEEQTQEKTAQPKKYRWLRRIGRVMLGILIFLILLLLFIRSPWGQNIIVGEAVKYVEKETGTNLDIEHLFITFDGNIQLDGLYLEDLRGDTLVYSRSLEADIPILPIIQGGGIAINSAKWNGLVARIKRQDTASGFNYQFLMDTFVTVDTTATPEPLTLDIGDLSFTDFDITLQDEVQDIDGLVKFGSLDFSMDKLDLQEMIIDIDEIVLADAIIAYDKDTVTKITQSTTDYSPNTDTTIGEALVDDANNSPQPQITVGKIRLDNVLMGYESVPDQINIDSFFKVLETEITRADVGKNDYALSYFDMLDSNVKIVMQDSLVDNDTDPQDDGDKPDAQGFEWPDIRIDLQDLNLVNNNLEYNVNNQQPTQGTFNPNAIDVKGFNLISPIIKLGDDSAQLELEELQMQEASGINVKQFAANVELTRTNVSIAGLDAHINNNILQGDARVTYKDLDALVNQPDQLKVQVNFDRYVFDLADIFRFQPALRENQYLAKLAQRDVRGNLQARGTTRDMQIPSFNLTWGNNTTVSASGNVQNAMDPDNLFVNFPRAQIKTNRADLNTFMDEQESGVKYPENVSLVADVQGTLQNMDAVATLATTEGNVELKGNYKNTKTIAFAADMQVIELNLGNILQNEQLGILNLELDTEGSGTTINTLDATLDATVTSFTYKDYEIKNLPLKGEIENGEGELTSSYKDDNINANLEAIVALDSIASQANLELIIEGIDLNAFGITNQNVKAAGEIYAFFEGDATNYTVSSNIEEGIAVFDNQSYLLGDVDIDAYVRTDSTSMDVANRMLDLELRSNTDPSSLIAALGRHVDRYLRDEIPNDTAQPVKMKIKGSITPAPILRDVILPQLQSLDTITLAVNFDEQARKLSSDIVVPYVKYAGSEIDSLIIKSQSDEQSLGFDIAFKGMKFDPLDVQRTTLNGKVSQNVLDLDFTSYDGEERLMHVASKLSRKRDIQGIDNLIFNLSLDDFILNKKNWTIAEDNELAYGESKLKARNFRLSNNAQSIELRTDLPQEEVDHLGLLLENFKLQSILSYLNPDEKIATGTMNGEVIFEDLFGAIGIVADLTITDLTALETPLGQLDLDASSNGNGTYDLDLLVQGDNVDVELIGGYVADENAAQLDMELQMRRINMETIAGLSQEFLEDGSGYLSGNISLTGTTVEPIYQGDLNFNETAFTVSMLNAPYHIDNESINLDNDGVTLNNFTIKDEEDHDINVDGFIGTENLINPTFNLSVEANQFTALDSSSEDNDLYYGKATFDASATIKGDLAIPIVDGRIKIDDETDFTYVIPAAEVNLVQRDGIVQFVNKENPDAILTQTEDESAVVTGFDIEANIQVTEGAKLNIIVDPNTGDNLQVSGKADLQFHMYPNGRLTLAGLYTVEEGGYELSLYEIVNRRFSLQKGSTVSWSGDPFDANMDVRAVYDIETSASPLMAARTSGADLGTNTIYRQELDFLVYLDVDGQLMTPEISFKLDMPEDAQGYAGGEVYGTVQQLNSQEQELNKQVFSLLVLNKFFPTRGSDGAGGGTASIARDNINQALSDQLNQFGGKLLGNTGVELNFGLDSYTDYSGGGSQQRTDLEVSASKKLLDDRLIVSVGTDVGVEGNSSDNDRAPVLGNVNIQYLLTPQGKWKLRGFRRNEFDNIIDGQLVISGISVIFTREFNKFSNLFKKTVQEEAAQAKREEEEQREKDQRKKDALKEENNDDSSQPEKQ; encoded by the coding sequence TTGGAAGAACAGACACAAGAGAAAACTGCCCAGCCTAAGAAGTATAGGTGGCTGCGACGCATAGGTCGCGTGATGTTGGGTATTCTGATTTTTCTCATTCTATTATTACTATTCATACGCAGTCCTTGGGGACAAAATATCATTGTAGGCGAGGCCGTCAAGTACGTGGAGAAAGAAACAGGAACTAATCTTGACATTGAGCATCTCTTCATCACATTCGATGGTAATATCCAGTTGGATGGATTGTACCTGGAAGATCTAAGAGGCGATACTTTAGTTTATTCAAGATCTTTAGAGGCAGATATTCCTATTTTACCCATCATTCAAGGTGGTGGCATAGCCATCAATAGTGCCAAATGGAATGGACTTGTCGCACGCATCAAGAGACAGGACACCGCAAGTGGATTCAACTATCAGTTTTTGATGGATACTTTTGTGACTGTGGATACCACGGCAACGCCAGAACCATTAACGCTGGATATCGGCGATTTGAGTTTTACAGACTTTGATATCACGCTACAAGATGAGGTTCAAGATATTGATGGATTGGTCAAATTTGGTTCACTGGACTTTTCCATGGATAAACTGGATCTGCAGGAAATGATCATTGACATTGATGAGATTGTTCTCGCAGACGCTATCATCGCTTACGATAAGGATACAGTAACCAAAATCACCCAATCTACCACCGATTACAGTCCTAACACCGATACTACCATAGGCGAGGCCCTAGTAGATGATGCCAACAACTCGCCGCAACCTCAAATCACGGTAGGTAAAATACGACTGGACAATGTGCTCATGGGATATGAGTCGGTACCAGATCAAATCAATATTGATTCATTTTTCAAAGTCTTAGAGACCGAAATCACCAGAGCAGATGTAGGCAAGAATGATTATGCCTTGTCTTACTTCGATATGCTGGATTCCAATGTCAAAATCGTCATGCAGGATTCGTTAGTAGATAATGATACAGATCCTCAAGATGATGGCGACAAGCCAGATGCACAGGGTTTTGAATGGCCAGATATAAGAATCGATCTACAGGATTTGAACCTGGTAAACAACAACCTTGAGTATAATGTTAACAATCAGCAACCCACTCAAGGAACTTTCAATCCTAATGCGATTGATGTAAAAGGATTCAATCTAATCTCGCCGATTATCAAATTGGGTGACGACAGCGCACAATTAGAATTGGAAGAATTACAAATGCAGGAAGCATCTGGTATTAACGTCAAGCAATTTGCGGCAAATGTCGAGCTCACCAGAACAAATGTTTCAATTGCAGGTCTCGACGCTCACATTAATAACAACATCCTACAAGGTGATGCTCGTGTAACTTATAAAGATTTAGATGCGCTAGTCAATCAACCTGACCAATTAAAAGTTCAGGTCAACTTTGATAGATACGTTTTTGATCTTGCAGATATTTTTAGGTTCCAGCCAGCGTTGAGAGAAAATCAATATCTCGCCAAACTTGCCCAACGTGATGTCCGTGGAAACCTTCAAGCACGCGGAACCACGCGGGACATGCAGATACCTAGTTTCAATTTGACTTGGGGCAACAATACAACTGTATCGGCATCTGGTAATGTGCAAAACGCCATGGATCCTGATAATCTGTTTGTCAACTTTCCTAGAGCGCAGATCAAAACCAATCGCGCGGACCTGAATACGTTCATGGACGAGCAAGAATCGGGTGTGAAGTATCCAGAAAATGTAAGCCTTGTTGCTGACGTTCAAGGAACGTTACAAAACATGGACGCTGTGGCAACACTAGCCACTACCGAAGGTAACGTAGAATTAAAAGGAAATTACAAGAATACAAAAACCATTGCTTTTGCTGCAGATATGCAAGTTATAGAGCTCAATCTAGGAAACATTTTGCAAAACGAGCAGCTAGGAATTTTAAATCTAGAACTAGATACAGAAGGATCAGGAACGACCATAAATACTTTGGACGCAACGCTTGATGCTACTGTCACGAGTTTTACTTACAAAGATTACGAGATTAAAAACTTGCCGCTAAAAGGTGAGATTGAAAACGGTGAAGGCGAATTGACCTCTTCTTATAAGGATGACAACATCAACGCAAATCTTGAGGCTATCGTCGCGCTGGACAGTATCGCCAGTCAGGCTAATCTTGAATTGATCATTGAAGGTATCGATCTCAATGCCTTTGGGATTACCAACCAAAATGTAAAAGCCGCTGGAGAAATTTACGCCTTTTTTGAGGGCGATGCCACTAACTACACGGTAAGCTCAAATATTGAAGAAGGTATCGCTGTGTTTGACAACCAGTCTTATTTATTGGGTGATGTCGATATTGATGCATACGTGCGTACTGATAGTACATCTATGGACGTCGCCAATAGAATGCTGGATCTAGAGCTGCGTTCAAATACAGATCCATCTTCATTGATAGCCGCTTTAGGTAGGCATGTGGATCGCTATTTAAGAGACGAGATACCTAACGATACTGCTCAACCAGTCAAAATGAAAATTAAGGGTAGTATCACGCCAGCACCCATATTGCGTGACGTGATCCTACCGCAATTGCAGTCATTGGACACCATAACTCTTGCGGTAAACTTTGACGAGCAGGCACGCAAACTTTCCAGTGATATCGTCGTACCCTATGTAAAATATGCAGGCAGCGAGATTGATAGTCTGATTATTAAATCTCAATCAGACGAGCAGAGTCTAGGCTTTGACATCGCATTCAAAGGGATGAAATTTGATCCTCTAGATGTACAGCGCACAACTCTCAACGGTAAAGTTTCACAAAATGTTCTAGATCTTGATTTTACCAGTTATGATGGTGAGGAGCGATTAATGCACGTGGCGAGTAAGCTTTCGCGAAAGCGTGACATACAAGGAATTGATAACTTGATATTTAATTTATCGCTGGACGATTTCATCCTAAACAAGAAAAACTGGACAATTGCCGAAGATAACGAGCTAGCCTATGGCGAGAGTAAGCTCAAGGCTCGCAATTTTAGGCTTTCTAATAATGCGCAATCCATTGAATTGCGAACAGACCTACCGCAGGAAGAAGTAGATCACCTAGGATTGCTGCTGGAAAATTTTAAATTACAGTCAATTCTCAGCTACCTCAATCCAGATGAGAAGATCGCTACGGGAACCATGAATGGCGAGGTGATTTTTGAAGACCTATTCGGCGCTATTGGTATAGTAGCAGATCTCACTATTACAGATTTGACAGCGCTTGAAACACCATTAGGTCAATTAGATCTTGACGCATCGTCAAATGGTAATGGAACCTATGATCTTGATTTGCTGGTACAAGGCGATAATGTAGATGTAGAGTTGATAGGTGGATACGTGGCAGATGAAAATGCCGCACAACTTGATATGGAACTGCAAATGCGCAGGATCAATATGGAAACCATCGCTGGTCTTTCGCAGGAATTTCTAGAAGATGGTAGTGGCTACTTGTCTGGTAACATTTCATTGACAGGTACTACTGTAGAACCCATTTATCAAGGTGATTTGAATTTTAACGAGACTGCTTTTACAGTAAGCATGCTCAACGCGCCGTATCATATAGACAACGAGTCTATCAATCTAGATAATGATGGTGTGACGCTCAACAATTTTACAATCAAGGACGAGGAAGATCATGACATTAATGTGGACGGTTTCATAGGCACAGAAAATTTGATCAACCCAACATTTAATCTTTCAGTAGAGGCAAACCAATTTACAGCTCTTGATTCTAGTAGTGAGGACAATGATCTATATTATGGTAAGGCAACATTTGACGCAAGCGCCACTATTAAGGGTGACCTGGCCATTCCAATAGTTGATGGTAGAATTAAAATTGACGACGAGACTGACTTTACCTATGTCATTCCTGCTGCAGAGGTTAATCTAGTTCAGCGCGATGGTATAGTACAGTTTGTAAATAAGGAAAATCCCGATGCCATACTCACCCAAACTGAAGATGAAAGTGCGGTTGTCACAGGGTTTGACATTGAAGCAAATATCCAAGTTACCGAAGGCGCAAAGCTCAATATTATTGTTGATCCCAATACTGGTGACAATCTTCAAGTGTCTGGTAAGGCAGATCTTCAATTTCACATGTATCCCAATGGTCGCTTAACACTGGCAGGATTGTACACGGTTGAAGAAGGTGGCTATGAGCTAAGTCTTTATGAGATTGTGAACCGCCGTTTTAGTTTACAAAAGGGTAGTACGGTTTCCTGGTCTGGCGATCCATTTGACGCAAATATGGATGTACGCGCAGTTTATGATATAGAGACAAGTGCCAGCCCGCTAATGGCAGCAAGAACCAGTGGCGCAGATCTAGGTACCAATACCATCTATAGGCAAGAACTTGATTTTCTCGTTTATCTAGATGTCGATGGTCAACTCATGACCCCTGAAATTAGCTTTAAACTTGACATGCCTGAAGATGCACAGGGCTATGCCGGCGGCGAGGTTTATGGTACGGTGCAACAACTCAATTCGCAAGAGCAGGAACTTAATAAGCAGGTATTTTCTCTATTGGTGCTCAATAAGTTTTTCCCTACTCGTGGATCAGATGGTGCTGGTGGTGGTACGGCTTCTATAGCGCGTGACAACATCAATCAGGCTTTGAGTGATCAATTAAATCAATTTGGCGGTAAGTTATTGGGCAATACTGGTGTAGAACTCAACTTTGGTTTGGACAGTTATACAGATTATTCTGGTGGTGGTAGCCAGCAACGTACAGACCTTGAAGTAAGCGCCAGCAAGAAACTTCTGGATGATAGATTGATTGTAAGTGTAGGTACTGATGTAGGTGTAGAAGGTAATTCTAGCGATAACGATAGGGCGCCCGTTTTAGGTAATGTGAATATTCAATACCTGTTAACGCCACAAGGTAAGTGGAAGTTGAGAGGTTTCCGTCGCAATGAATTTGATAACATCATCGACGGTCAACTAGTCATTAGTGGTATATCAGTCATTTTTACGAGAGAGTTCAACAAATTCTCTAATCTATTCAAGAAGACAGTTCAAGAAGAAGCCGCACAGGCTAAAAGAGAAGAAGAAGAGCAGCGCGAGAAGGATCAAAGAAAAAAGGATGCCTTGAAAGAAGAAAATAATGACGATTCTTCACAACCAGAAAAGCAGTAG
- a CDS encoding methylmalonyl-CoA mutase family protein — MQDQTPYIPKNKVRIVTAASLFDGHDAAINIMRRIIQSTGCEVIHLGHDRSVEEVVNTAIQEDANGIAMTSYQGGHNEYFKYMYDLLQEKGAGHIKIFGGGGGVILPSEIKELMDYGITRIYSPDDGREMGLQGMINDLVKQCDVEVPAFAKAQLNGELLQNHVPTIARLISLAENRHEDFEKHFVEADKTPKQAPVLGITGTGGAGKSSLVDELIRRFLIDFPEKNIGIISVDPSKRKTGGALLGDRIRMNAINNDRVYMRSLATRQSNLALSKHVQEAVDVLKAADYDLIILETSGIGQSDTEILEHSDVSLYVMTPEFGAATQLEKIDMLDFADLVAINKFDKRGSLDALRDVKKQYQRNHNLWEADPETLPVYGTIASQFNDPGMNALYESLMLEVTKKTGVDLTPTQDLIKEQSEKIFVIPPARTRYLSEIAESNRAYDNTTSVQAEVAQKLYGVYKTIQAVLSSEFGVQSSELLAEKGLNEDLLLTHNSELITLLVAQFNKTLKDLDPYNWEIITTWDDKVNKYKQPIYEFKVRDKVIKIETHTESLSHQPIPKVALPKYSAWGDILKWCLQENVPGEFPYTAGLYPFKRTGEDPTRMFAGEGGPERTNRRFHYVSLGMPAKRLSTAFDSVTLYGNDPGLRPDIYGKIGNAGVSICCLDDAKKLYSGFDLSHPMTSVSMTINGPAPMLLGFFMNAAIDQNCERFIKENDLGDRVEAKLKEVYDDNNVDRPSYLNADGDKVYSKNGSVDTSKLPEGNDGLGLMLLGLTGDQVLDAANYDRIKKETLAQVRGTVQADILKEDQAQNTCIFSTEFALRLMGDVQEYFIEEKVRNFYSVSISGYHIAEAGANPITQLAFTLANGFTYVEYYLSRGMDINKFGPNLSFFFSNGIDPEYSVIGRVARKIWAKAMKHKYGANPRAQMLKYHIQTSGRSLHAQEIDFNDIRTTLQALYAINDNCNSLHTNAYDEAITTPTEESVRRAMAIQLIINKELGLTKNENPIQGAFIIEELTELVENAVLQEFDRITERGGVLGAMETMYQRSKIQEESMHYEMLKHTGEFPIIGVNTFLSSKGSPTVLPAEVIRATEEEKQAQIATKNGLHSAFAKAQQQQLSSIQQAAVQQENIFEHLMEATKVCTLGQITEALFEVGGQYRRNM, encoded by the coding sequence ATGCAAGATCAAACACCCTACATCCCTAAAAACAAAGTAAGAATCGTTACGGCTGCCAGTCTATTTGACGGTCATGATGCAGCGATTAATATCATGCGACGCATCATACAATCCACTGGTTGTGAGGTGATTCACCTAGGTCACGATAGGAGTGTAGAAGAAGTTGTCAATACTGCCATTCAGGAAGATGCCAATGGTATTGCGATGACCTCTTATCAAGGTGGTCATAATGAGTACTTTAAATATATGTATGATCTGCTGCAAGAGAAAGGCGCTGGTCATATTAAGATTTTTGGCGGCGGCGGCGGCGTGATCTTGCCATCGGAGATAAAAGAACTCATGGATTACGGCATCACGCGCATCTACAGTCCAGACGATGGTCGTGAGATGGGCTTGCAGGGAATGATCAATGATTTGGTCAAGCAGTGTGATGTTGAAGTTCCCGCTTTCGCGAAAGCGCAATTAAATGGAGAATTACTGCAAAACCACGTGCCTACAATTGCTAGATTGATATCATTGGCAGAGAATCGTCATGAGGATTTTGAAAAACACTTTGTCGAAGCAGACAAAACACCAAAGCAAGCACCTGTATTAGGGATCACAGGAACTGGTGGTGCGGGAAAATCATCACTAGTTGACGAATTGATACGCAGATTTCTTATTGATTTCCCAGAGAAAAATATCGGGATCATATCGGTTGACCCATCAAAACGTAAGACTGGCGGCGCGCTCCTAGGAGACCGTATTAGAATGAACGCCATCAATAACGATCGTGTTTACATGAGATCATTGGCAACACGACAATCCAATCTCGCACTTTCCAAACACGTTCAAGAAGCAGTAGATGTGCTCAAGGCTGCAGACTATGATCTGATTATCCTTGAAACTAGCGGTATTGGGCAAAGCGATACTGAGATTTTAGAACACAGCGATGTCTCATTGTATGTAATGACACCAGAATTTGGTGCCGCTACACAGCTAGAAAAAATCGACATGCTTGATTTTGCTGATCTGGTTGCCATCAACAAGTTCGACAAACGTGGATCACTGGATGCGTTGCGAGATGTAAAGAAGCAATATCAGCGCAATCACAATCTTTGGGAAGCAGATCCAGAAACCTTGCCGGTTTATGGAACGATCGCAAGCCAATTTAACGATCCGGGAATGAACGCTTTATATGAGTCGCTCATGCTGGAAGTCACCAAAAAGACTGGTGTCGATCTCACGCCAACTCAAGATTTGATCAAGGAGCAAAGCGAGAAGATATTTGTTATTCCACCAGCGCGCACACGATACCTAAGCGAGATTGCCGAAAGCAACAGAGCTTATGATAACACAACAAGTGTACAAGCAGAGGTTGCTCAGAAGTTATATGGTGTTTACAAGACTATTCAGGCCGTTTTAAGTTCAGAGTTTGGAGTTCAAAGTTCAGAGTTACTAGCTGAAAAAGGATTGAATGAGGATTTACTCTTAACTCATAACTCTGAACTCATCACTTTATTAGTTGCCCAATTCAACAAAACGCTCAAAGATCTAGATCCCTACAATTGGGAAATTATCACTACTTGGGATGATAAGGTCAATAAATACAAGCAGCCTATTTATGAATTCAAGGTGCGTGATAAAGTCATCAAGATTGAGACGCATACAGAGTCCTTATCACACCAGCCAATACCAAAAGTAGCCTTACCTAAATACAGCGCTTGGGGTGATATTCTCAAGTGGTGTTTACAGGAAAATGTTCCGGGCGAGTTTCCTTATACCGCAGGATTGTATCCGTTCAAACGTACTGGCGAGGATCCTACAAGAATGTTTGCAGGAGAAGGCGGCCCAGAACGTACCAACAGGCGTTTTCACTATGTGAGTTTAGGGATGCCCGCAAAGCGTTTGAGTACAGCCTTTGATAGTGTCACGCTTTATGGTAATGATCCAGGTTTGAGACCAGATATTTATGGTAAAATCGGTAATGCAGGTGTAAGCATTTGCTGTCTGGATGATGCCAAAAAGCTCTATTCTGGATTTGATTTGTCTCATCCCATGACATCTGTATCGATGACCATCAACGGGCCAGCGCCTATGTTGCTAGGTTTCTTTATGAATGCTGCCATAGATCAGAATTGTGAGCGCTTTATCAAAGAAAATGATTTAGGCGATCGAGTAGAAGCAAAGCTCAAGGAGGTCTATGACGATAATAATGTAGATCGTCCATCATATCTCAATGCTGATGGCGATAAAGTATATTCTAAAAACGGATCTGTAGATACCAGCAAACTGCCAGAAGGCAACGATGGTTTAGGCCTTATGTTGTTAGGTCTTACTGGAGACCAAGTTCTGGATGCGGCAAATTATGATCGCATCAAGAAAGAAACGCTAGCTCAAGTGCGCGGTACGGTACAGGCAGATATTTTAAAAGAAGATCAGGCGCAAAATACCTGTATTTTCTCGACCGAATTTGCACTTCGTCTCATGGGTGACGTTCAGGAATATTTTATTGAAGAAAAAGTACGCAATTTCTATAGTGTGTCGATTTCTGGTTATCACATTGCCGAGGCTGGAGCAAATCCGATTACGCAGCTGGCGTTCACGCTGGCTAATGGATTTACCTATGTAGAGTATTACCTGAGCCGTGGTATGGACATCAATAAATTTGGTCCTAACCTGAGTTTCTTCTTCTCAAATGGTATCGATCCAGAATATTCTGTGATAGGTCGTGTGGCGCGTAAGATTTGGGCCAAAGCCATGAAGCACAAGTACGGTGCAAATCCGCGAGCGCAGATGTTGAAATACCATATTCAGACCAGTGGTAGATCATTGCACGCACAAGAGATTGATTTTAACGATATCAGGACGACATTGCAAGCACTTTACGCTATCAATGACAACTGTAACTCATTGCATACCAATGCTTATGACGAGGCCATTACCACACCTACTGAGGAATCTGTAAGACGTGCGATGGCCATCCAGTTGATCATCAACAAAGAGTTGGGTCTCACCAAAAACGAGAACCCAATCCAAGGAGCTTTTATCATTGAAGAGTTGACAGAATTAGTTGAGAATGCTGTCCTGCAGGAATTTGATCGCATCACAGAGCGTGGCGGCGTGCTGGGCGCGATGGAAACCATGTATCAGCGCAGCAAGATTCAGGAAGAATCTATGCACTACGAGATGTTGAAACACACAGGCGAGTTCCCAATCATTGGTGTGAACACGTTCTTGAGTTCAAAAGGTAGCCCAACGGTTTTACCTGCTGAGGTCATACGCGCCACAGAAGAGGAAAAGCAAGCACAAATTGCTACAAAAAATGGTTTGCATTCCGCTTTCGCGAAAGCGCAACAGCAACAGTTATCCAGCATACAACAAGCTGCAGTACAACAAGAAAACATCTTTGAACACTTGATGGAAGCTACAAAAGTCTGTACGCTAGGCCAGATCACCGAGGCGTTGTTTGAAGTAGGTGGGCAGTATAGGCGTAATATGTAA
- a CDS encoding DUF1206 domain-containing protein, whose amino-acid sequence MGDKAHRARKYARVGIATKGIVYLLMGGLAALTATKLNSDFMDSQQVLKWISERTFGRVLLFGMIVGLVGYVISRAILAFNNYDYDHSHGKPWVKRVGYVINGLGYILLCYSSITLLIGIKQNEGKSPFITSMLDSQLGVVLVIIVAAGLAISAINEFYMAFCGLMEDMILKDEMDKDNYSRLLLLGKIGRSARGLVFGCVAYTLFKAAFSDSAGVPGGTTVAFKFLEDAFGEIIMCVVAGGLAMYGLYLIIGSKYRNVPIRSVD is encoded by the coding sequence ATGGGAGACAAAGCACACAGAGCGCGGAAATACGCCAGAGTAGGAATAGCCACCAAGGGAATCGTTTATTTATTAATGGGTGGCCTTGCTGCATTAACAGCAACTAAACTGAATTCGGACTTCATGGATAGCCAGCAGGTACTTAAATGGATTTCAGAGCGCACCTTTGGTAGAGTGCTTTTGTTTGGGATGATTGTAGGACTGGTAGGTTATGTGATCTCTCGTGCCATTCTTGCCTTCAATAATTATGATTATGATCACAGTCACGGCAAGCCTTGGGTCAAGCGTGTAGGTTATGTGATCAATGGATTGGGTTATATCCTTTTGTGCTATTCTTCCATCACTTTATTGATAGGAATCAAGCAAAATGAAGGTAAATCGCCGTTCATTACTAGCATGTTGGACTCACAACTAGGTGTAGTGCTCGTGATTATAGTTGCGGCAGGTCTTGCTATCAGTGCGATCAATGAATTTTATATGGCTTTCTGTGGACTTATGGAAGACATGATCCTTAAAGATGAAATGGATAAGGACAATTATAGTCGTTTGCTTCTTTTGGGCAAAATAGGAAGATCTGCCAGAGGATTGGTCTTTGGTTGTGTGGCTTATACGCTATTCAAAGCAGCCTTTAGTGATTCTGCTGGTGTGCCTGGTGGTACCACGGTGGCGTTCAAATTCCTGGAAGACGCTTTTGGTGAAATCATCATGTGCGTGGTGGCTGGTGGCCTAGCCATGTACGGATTATATCTTATTATAGGTAGCAAGTATCGTAATGTGCCTATACGCAGCGTCGATTAG